A region of the Cannabis sativa cultivar Pink pepper isolate KNU-18-1 chromosome 3, ASM2916894v1, whole genome shotgun sequence genome:
atttcgaaatttgagagggaagaaagagagagtgggttcggccaaagatagggagagagaaggctcgggtttttctgattcagaaagtgtcagaagaaagtgtaattttcctgaagccttcactaactatttatagcattccactagggttaggtttgaattatttggcattaaaataatgaaaatatcagagggaaaaaccctacaaaagtggccggccctacacagtggatttgggcctcactttttgcacatttgcagttttatcttttctgcatctgattttctcaaaaacgccaattttcaaattcaacaattttaatgccaattctaactatttaataactataaataattattaaataatattgtcatttatcatatttattaattaaaccatacaaagtatcataattaacaaatatgcccctataaactctttctttacaatttcgcccttacttagtgaaaatttcacaaatagacatagtctaatttgagaattataattgattaatcaaaacaaattatatgagtcttacaagctaTATTATCTCAagtagtgcggggaccatgggtctatataaccgagcttccaataagtagatcaagaatttagcactaaaattcactaacttattaattcttcgttgaatccacgcatagaacttattattgcactctcagtatatagaatgctctatatgttccaccatatatacacatcattagttatccattgttataatcctaatgtgatcaatgatcctctatatgaatgatctacactgtaaagggattaaattaccgttacaccctacaatgtatttattccttaaaacacttgaccccgtataaaagatatttcagcttatgtgaaatgagtactccaccatttatgttcgtttggtcaagctcgaaggagatcatcctttgcctactattcgccagatagaagctatagattccatgtttatgatagcgctcccactcaattgcactaccgtgttcccaaaatgtacgtatcaccctaacctaaaagtaggcttaactaacaaatcaaagaacacgaataccctctcgagattgagcctaatcatatctggattaagatcatttgatctaggatcaactaggcgatattgacttgaatagatattacggtaagtttaataaatctaagtcaaagttcaatatcggtcccttccgatgcatactccatgcatccaaccagagctttactttaaccaatgctctgaaaagaacatagcagttctccaaatgcaagtaaactctgttgtagattatcatatcagtaaaaccctatgtctgataaatctaggaaactttattcacatagtcatgtttactttccaatgtgttgacggcacaataaacaggatcaagtatgtgaaaagggtttcagatgaatttatacattatgtacatataatcatgaaataaatcatgtgaaccatgcaacattatatgttatttctgatctatattaataagtaaatctgattatattgaaatgagttttatttagggcataaaacccaacacttatgCCGGTCATATCCCCTTGGCACCACGGGAAAAAATCTGGTGCTGTCTTTAATGTTTCAATGATCTTGCTTCTTTCCTCTAGCTCTAGGTTCTTTCCTAGACGGATAACCTAAGTGGAGTCGAGGTCACACACACTACTTCCTCGGTGTCCTCCATAGGTTCTACAGTTGTTTCGGATCCTATgcggggatccaactcgtcttgcTCCATGAATCTTGGCTCTTCACCCCTGTAAACTACTAATACTGACAGGTGCATTGCGACGTTGTAGCATTGTCTCGCCTCTCCTTGGTTTTCCCTCAATGTTCCCACTCCAGCTTCTCGGGTAGAGAAATTGAGGCATAGGTGCAGGATGGAGGTAATCGCTCCAAAATCTACTAAGGTCGGTCGGCCAAGGATGGCATTGTACACTGTTGGGCAATCTACCACAACAAAGGTGTAGTATTTGAAAGTGCTTTGTGGGGTGTCTGGGCATAGGGTGATAGGAAGCCGCACTTTCCCCATTGGGATAAGCATTGTTTCGTTAAATCCTGTGAGTTGGGAGCCGCTGGGTGACAAATCCCTGTCCGTGAGCCCTATTGCcatgaaggcttctttgaacaATAGATTCATGGAGCTCCCGTTATCTACCAGTATCCTTGTCACGACCTTATTGGCGATGGGAGTCTCTATAATCAGAGGATCATGGTGAGGGAAACGCACTGATTTTGCATCATCTTCTGTGAAAGTGATAGGTTGGTCCATGAGTCGGGGTCTTTgtgctgggagttgagtgattTCCCATACTTCATTGTCTTTTATGGCCCCAGCGTAATGCTTTAGTTCGTTTCTAGTGGTTCCTCCGATATGAGGCCCACTGGAGATCATGGCCACTCTCCCATTTGGCCGTGGTGGTAATTCGGGCACCTGTGGAGGGAGTGCTCCTCCGGGGGGTACACCGGCTACTTGTTCTCCGGGCACACCCCCATGTCCTCCTTGAGGTAAAGGGCCTCCTGCTGGAGCTGGGGTTAGATGGGGTAATCTGTTCTTGATCCATTCATACAAATGACCTAATCGAATTAGGTTCTCGATTTCGTCTTTCAGGTTCTTGCACTCATTGGTGTtgtggccaatgtcgttgtgataTTCACACCTTTTGCTGGGatccctccgggagctatctctATACAGGGGAGGAGGCTTCCGATAATGCATATTCTGCCTGGTGGCAAAGTATACACGCTCCTGTGTATCTGTaagctccgtgtattgagtgtaTTGAGGGGTATATACCCCCTCCGGTGCCGCTTATCCTcagttcgggtgctgcccttcgAGGACCTTTGGGACAGGGTTTGGACACTCATCCCCGAGGGATTGCCCATGGGTGCCCCAAAGTGTGATGATGCAGGACTCAGGGAGAGGCTTTGATTATATCCTGGGGTAGCGGAGAATTGTATTCTGCTCATTTCAGGAGTGGTCGGAGGCAGGGCTCCCGAAAGCTGTGCTCTAGGTGCATATCCTGATACTCCGGTCAGGTAGTATCCTCCgtaagccactatttgggcttcttccAAGTTGTTGTACTTTTGGACCCTTTTTTGGAAATCTTGGAGATTAGCTGCTCCCTCTTGTtgtagttcattccagaaaggagtccccgTGCGGATCCCAGCCTTGTGAAGGGCCAGTTGTAGTCCGTCGTCTACCTTCATGGTCTTTGAAGCCTCTTCTTTGAATCTTTTTATAAAGTTCTTTAGAGTTTCAGAAGGCAATTGTTTTATAAAGTTCTTTAGAGTTTCGGAAGgcaattgttttatattagtcaaggccgcgacaaactgtctccaaAAACTGACTTGTAGCTTGCTCTAGCAGTCCACTGATCATGGTTCCaacttcttgaaccattcctcagcAGAGCCGCTCAGCGTTAGTGGAAAGCATAAACACTTTgtgtcattgctgaccctcatgacagTCATCACTCAGGTAAACGGAAACAGATGATCACTGGGGTCTGAATCTCCGGTGTAAgtcgccatttcgggcatcttaaagttcttggaGAGCTCTTCATCCAATATGTGCTGAGTGCATGGTTCCCGGTTCGCGCAATTAGAGTCTGAGTCATCCCCTTTTTGTCTCTGGGAGACCCTGGCAATGTCTTTGCGTAGTGTTGCCAACTCAGCCAGGATTCCCTCATTCAACGTGCCTCTGGAGATTGGCAACGCGTATTTCTTTTTAACAAGA
Encoded here:
- the LOC115710916 gene encoding uncharacterized protein LOC115710916 — protein: MVQEVGTMISGLLEQATSQFLETNFIKRFKEEASKTMKVDDGLQLALHKAGIRTGTPFWNELQQEGAANLQDFQKRVQKYNNLEEAQIVAYGGYYLTGVSGYAPRAQLSGALPPTTPEMSRIQFSATPGYNQSLSLSPASSHFGAPMGNPSGMSVQTLSQRQNMHYRKPPPLYRDSSRRDPSKRCEYHNDIGHNTNECKNLKDEIENLIRLGHLYEWIKNRLPHLTPAPAGGPLPQGGHGGVPGEQVAGVPPGGALPPQVPELPPRPNGRVAMISSGPHIGGTTRNELKHYAGAIKDNEVWEITQLPAQRPRLMDQPITFTEDDAKSVRFPHHDPLIIETPIANKVVTRILVDNGSSMNLLFKEAFMAIGLTDRDLSPSGSQLTGFNETMLIPMGKVRLPITLCPDTPQSTFKYYTFVVVDCPTVYNAILGRPTLVDFGAITSILHLCLNFSTREAGVGTLRENQGEARQCYNVAMHLSVLVVYRGEEPRFMEQDELDPRIGSETTVEPMEDTEEVVCVTSTPLRLSV